A single window of Salvia splendens isolate huo1 chromosome 8, SspV2, whole genome shotgun sequence DNA harbors:
- the LOC121743290 gene encoding U-box domain-containing protein 44-like isoform X2, whose protein sequence is MEDFESSTINSRSSSSIQTEMIAEFIGKLSPIMSEIRGCVEAAEVPALEKAIASLESDYDRAKAAVESPPKNIESLIQNLGRSLGLTLFASHEAPLSNKDKVEALCREMMNVRFESSSWEFANEAVETEFETEEETGEETGDETGEKTGEIVEETGDLTVDEAILELNYGREEGFKNALLVLDGFLKDGMISSEMILDEEVVRILCSRLASCKGNDRLIIIRMLRYIAQHNHHHKEKMKDLEFLSELVKSLARDAEEQKEAVGLLLCLCDDDAGIIRRIGRIQGCIVMLVAISNLDDEEEASHHSRMLLNIMSTNTQHALHMAEAGYFKPLITYLKQEMSKVLMASAVSRLKLTDQNKAALGEQGAIEPLVSMFKEGNLEAKLSALNALESISNLNSNIQRLIDSGMVSSLLQLLFSVTSVLMTLREPASAILAKVAQSETILVKHDVAQQMLSLLNLSSPVIQTHLLEALNNIASHPAASRVRKRMKENGAIPLLLQLVTERDARIRNGALNLIHSLSESTQELTLELDQSHIHTIANIVLTTKSDCEKAAALGILANLPINENRATEILKQANILPFLASTTTTTSTPSSVMLSESIASFLVRFTNPSDKRLQHYAAEHGIFPLLIKLLTSTSQCAKSKAALSLSQLSQNTTNMTKSRKLKWLCLPPSSDSFCKVHDRYCTMKGTFCLIKAGAINPLVQILQGEERGADEAVLGCLSTLLRDEIWESGCRHLVEESVVHPIIRVAGCGSFKAQEKALWMLERIFRVESHRDEYGESAENVLIEVAQNGDPMLAPAVAKVLAQLQLLQPQSSYF, encoded by the exons ATGGAGGACTTCGAGTCATCGACGATAAACTCGAGATCATCATCATCCATACAAACAGAGATGATTGCAGAGTTCATCGGTAAACTGAGTCCGATTATGAGCGAGATCAGAGGCTGCGTCGAGGCAGCAGAGGTGCCAGCCCTGGAGAAGGCGATCGCCTCGTTGGAGAGCGACTATGATCGTGCGAAGGCGGCTGTGGAAAGCCCTCCCAAGAACATAGAGAGCCTCATACAGAATCTCGGGAGGTCGTTGGGGCTCACTCTGTTTGCAAGCCACGAAGCGCCACTGTCGAACAAGGACAAGGTCGAGGCGCTCTGCCGGGAGATGATGAACGTGCGCTTCGAGTCGAGCTCGTGGGAGTTTGCCAACGAGGCCGTGGAGACAGAGTTTGAAACAGAGGAGGAAACAGGGGAGGAAACAGGGGATGAAACAGGGGAGAAAACAGGGGAGATCGTGGAGGAGACGGGAGACTTGACGGTCGATGAAGCCATTTTGGAATTAAATTATGGGAGAGAAGAGGGATTCAAGAATGCTTTGTTAGTTTTGGATGGATTCTTGAAAGATGGGATGATTTCGAGTGAGATGATTTTGGACGAAGAAGTGGTGCGGATCTTGTGTAGTCGATTGGCTTCGTGCAAGGGGAACGACCGGTTGATCATAATTCGAATGTTGAGATATATTGCTCAACACAATCACCACCACAAG GAAAAGATGAAAGATTTGGAATTCTTGTCCGAGTTGGTGAAGTCGTTGGCACGAGACGCGGAGGAGCAGAAGGAGGCGGTCGGGCTTCTGCTCTGCCTCTGCGACGACGATGCAGGAATCATCCGGAGAATCGGGAGGATACAAGGTTGCATAGTGATGTTGGTAGCAATCTCAAAtttagatgatgaagaagaagcttCCCATCATTCAAGAATGCTGCTAAATATCATGTCAACCAACACTCAACATGCTCTTCACATGGCTGAAGCTGGCTATTTCAAGCCATTGATCACGTATTTAAAACAAG AAATGAGCAAGGTTCTGATGGCAAGCGCGGTGTCGAGATTGAAGCTAACGGACCAAAACAAGGCAGCCTTAGGGGAACAAGGGGCGATCGAGCCCCTGGTGAGCATGTTCAAGGAAGGAAACCTAGAGGCGAAGCTGTCCGCCTTGAACGCCCTAGAGAGCATATCCAACCTAAACTCGAACATCCAAAGGCTGATCGACTCTGGGATGGTGTCGTCCCTCTTGCAGCTACTCTTCTCAGTGACATCCGTCTTGATGACACTGAGAGAGCCGGCCTCGGCCATCCTAGCAAAAGTGGCCCAATCGGAGACCATACTAGTCAAGCACGACGTTGCGCAGCAGATGCTGTCACTCCTCAACCTCTCCAGCCCCGTCATCCAAACCCATCTTTTGGAGGCCCTAAACAACATAGCCTCACACCCAGCCGCTTCCCGGGTCAGGAAGAGGATGAAGGAGAACGGCGCGATCCCACTCCTCCTCCAGTTGGTCACCGAGAGGGACGCCCGGATCAGGAATGGCGCCCTCAACCTCATCCACTCGCTTTCCGAATCCACACAAGAGCTCACACTGGAGCTAGACCAATCCCACATCCACACCATTGCAAACATAGTGCTAACAACAAAATCAGATTGTGAGAAGGCTGCAGCCCTCGGAATCCTCGCAAATCTACCAATCAACGAAAACCGAGCCACTGAGATCCTCAAACAAGCCAACATCCTACCTTTCCTAGCCTCAACCACAACCACCACTTCAACCCCATCATCAGTCATGCTATCGGAGAGCATTGCTTCCTTCCTGGTTCGTTTCACGAATCCAAGCGACAAAAGGCTGCAGCACTACGCGGCTGAACACGGAATATTCCCTCTCCTCATCAAGCTACTCACAAGCACCTCACAATGTGCCAAATCCAAGGCAGCACTCAGTTTATCCCAACtatcacaaaacacaacaaacatGACAAAATCGCGAAAACTCAAGTGGCTCTGCCTGCCTCCCTCGTCCGATTCCTTCTGCAAAGTCCACGACCGATACTGCACAATGAAAGGCACCTTCTGCTTGATCAAAGCAGGGGCCATCAATCCATTAGTGCAAATTCTCCAAGGCGAGGAGAGAGGCGCGGATGAGGCTGTGTTGGGCTGCTTGTCGACGCTTCTTAGAGACGAGATATGGGAGAGCGGGTGCAGGCATCTGGTGGAGGAGTCCGTTGTGCATCCGATCATCCGAGTCGCGGGATGTGGGAGCTTCAAGGCTCAAGAGAAGGCCTTGTGGATGCTGGAGAGGATTTTTAGAGTGGAGAGTCATAGAGATGAGTATGGCGAGTCCGCGGAGAATGTGTTGATCGAGGTGGCTCAGAATGGCGATCCGATGCTTGCGCCGGCCGTGGCCAAGGTGTTGGCTCAGCTGCAGCTGTTGCAGCCGCAGTCTAGTTACTTTTGA
- the LOC121743290 gene encoding U-box domain-containing protein 44-like isoform X1: protein MEDFESSTINSRSSSSIQTEMIAEFIGKLSPIMSEIRGCVEAAEVPALEKAIASLESDYDRAKAAVESPPKNIESLIQNLGRSLGLTLFASHEAPLSNKDKVEALCREMMNVRFESSSWEFANEAVETEFETEEETGEETGDETGEKTGEIVEETGDLTVDEAILELNYGREEGFKNALLVLDGFLKDGMISSEMILDEEVVRILCSRLASCKGNDRLIIIRMLRYIAQHNHHHKEKMKDLEFLSELVKSLARDAEEQKEAVGLLLCLCDDDAGIIRRIGRIQGCIVMLVAISNLDDEEEASHHSRMLLNIMSTNTQHALHMAEAGYFKPLITYLKQGSEMSKVLMASAVSRLKLTDQNKAALGEQGAIEPLVSMFKEGNLEAKLSALNALESISNLNSNIQRLIDSGMVSSLLQLLFSVTSVLMTLREPASAILAKVAQSETILVKHDVAQQMLSLLNLSSPVIQTHLLEALNNIASHPAASRVRKRMKENGAIPLLLQLVTERDARIRNGALNLIHSLSESTQELTLELDQSHIHTIANIVLTTKSDCEKAAALGILANLPINENRATEILKQANILPFLASTTTTTSTPSSVMLSESIASFLVRFTNPSDKRLQHYAAEHGIFPLLIKLLTSTSQCAKSKAALSLSQLSQNTTNMTKSRKLKWLCLPPSSDSFCKVHDRYCTMKGTFCLIKAGAINPLVQILQGEERGADEAVLGCLSTLLRDEIWESGCRHLVEESVVHPIIRVAGCGSFKAQEKALWMLERIFRVESHRDEYGESAENVLIEVAQNGDPMLAPAVAKVLAQLQLLQPQSSYF from the exons ATGGAGGACTTCGAGTCATCGACGATAAACTCGAGATCATCATCATCCATACAAACAGAGATGATTGCAGAGTTCATCGGTAAACTGAGTCCGATTATGAGCGAGATCAGAGGCTGCGTCGAGGCAGCAGAGGTGCCAGCCCTGGAGAAGGCGATCGCCTCGTTGGAGAGCGACTATGATCGTGCGAAGGCGGCTGTGGAAAGCCCTCCCAAGAACATAGAGAGCCTCATACAGAATCTCGGGAGGTCGTTGGGGCTCACTCTGTTTGCAAGCCACGAAGCGCCACTGTCGAACAAGGACAAGGTCGAGGCGCTCTGCCGGGAGATGATGAACGTGCGCTTCGAGTCGAGCTCGTGGGAGTTTGCCAACGAGGCCGTGGAGACAGAGTTTGAAACAGAGGAGGAAACAGGGGAGGAAACAGGGGATGAAACAGGGGAGAAAACAGGGGAGATCGTGGAGGAGACGGGAGACTTGACGGTCGATGAAGCCATTTTGGAATTAAATTATGGGAGAGAAGAGGGATTCAAGAATGCTTTGTTAGTTTTGGATGGATTCTTGAAAGATGGGATGATTTCGAGTGAGATGATTTTGGACGAAGAAGTGGTGCGGATCTTGTGTAGTCGATTGGCTTCGTGCAAGGGGAACGACCGGTTGATCATAATTCGAATGTTGAGATATATTGCTCAACACAATCACCACCACAAG GAAAAGATGAAAGATTTGGAATTCTTGTCCGAGTTGGTGAAGTCGTTGGCACGAGACGCGGAGGAGCAGAAGGAGGCGGTCGGGCTTCTGCTCTGCCTCTGCGACGACGATGCAGGAATCATCCGGAGAATCGGGAGGATACAAGGTTGCATAGTGATGTTGGTAGCAATCTCAAAtttagatgatgaagaagaagcttCCCATCATTCAAGAATGCTGCTAAATATCATGTCAACCAACACTCAACATGCTCTTCACATGGCTGAAGCTGGCTATTTCAAGCCATTGATCACGTATTTAAAACAAG GTTCAGAAATGAGCAAGGTTCTGATGGCAAGCGCGGTGTCGAGATTGAAGCTAACGGACCAAAACAAGGCAGCCTTAGGGGAACAAGGGGCGATCGAGCCCCTGGTGAGCATGTTCAAGGAAGGAAACCTAGAGGCGAAGCTGTCCGCCTTGAACGCCCTAGAGAGCATATCCAACCTAAACTCGAACATCCAAAGGCTGATCGACTCTGGGATGGTGTCGTCCCTCTTGCAGCTACTCTTCTCAGTGACATCCGTCTTGATGACACTGAGAGAGCCGGCCTCGGCCATCCTAGCAAAAGTGGCCCAATCGGAGACCATACTAGTCAAGCACGACGTTGCGCAGCAGATGCTGTCACTCCTCAACCTCTCCAGCCCCGTCATCCAAACCCATCTTTTGGAGGCCCTAAACAACATAGCCTCACACCCAGCCGCTTCCCGGGTCAGGAAGAGGATGAAGGAGAACGGCGCGATCCCACTCCTCCTCCAGTTGGTCACCGAGAGGGACGCCCGGATCAGGAATGGCGCCCTCAACCTCATCCACTCGCTTTCCGAATCCACACAAGAGCTCACACTGGAGCTAGACCAATCCCACATCCACACCATTGCAAACATAGTGCTAACAACAAAATCAGATTGTGAGAAGGCTGCAGCCCTCGGAATCCTCGCAAATCTACCAATCAACGAAAACCGAGCCACTGAGATCCTCAAACAAGCCAACATCCTACCTTTCCTAGCCTCAACCACAACCACCACTTCAACCCCATCATCAGTCATGCTATCGGAGAGCATTGCTTCCTTCCTGGTTCGTTTCACGAATCCAAGCGACAAAAGGCTGCAGCACTACGCGGCTGAACACGGAATATTCCCTCTCCTCATCAAGCTACTCACAAGCACCTCACAATGTGCCAAATCCAAGGCAGCACTCAGTTTATCCCAACtatcacaaaacacaacaaacatGACAAAATCGCGAAAACTCAAGTGGCTCTGCCTGCCTCCCTCGTCCGATTCCTTCTGCAAAGTCCACGACCGATACTGCACAATGAAAGGCACCTTCTGCTTGATCAAAGCAGGGGCCATCAATCCATTAGTGCAAATTCTCCAAGGCGAGGAGAGAGGCGCGGATGAGGCTGTGTTGGGCTGCTTGTCGACGCTTCTTAGAGACGAGATATGGGAGAGCGGGTGCAGGCATCTGGTGGAGGAGTCCGTTGTGCATCCGATCATCCGAGTCGCGGGATGTGGGAGCTTCAAGGCTCAAGAGAAGGCCTTGTGGATGCTGGAGAGGATTTTTAGAGTGGAGAGTCATAGAGATGAGTATGGCGAGTCCGCGGAGAATGTGTTGATCGAGGTGGCTCAGAATGGCGATCCGATGCTTGCGCCGGCCGTGGCCAAGGTGTTGGCTCAGCTGCAGCTGTTGCAGCCGCAGTCTAGTTACTTTTGA